In one Drosophila pseudoobscura strain MV-25-SWS-2005 chromosome X, UCI_Dpse_MV25, whole genome shotgun sequence genomic region, the following are encoded:
- the Abcd3 gene encoding ATP-binding cassette sub-family D member 3, producing MAPALSKLANNRSAIVGVAGMTAAVWIIAYAKMSNKKRKSSYEDKIQYTIAEKKDKKANKAHVNSVFFKQLRKLLPILIPGFWSVETGLLFLVAAALIGRSVSDIWMIQNATVVESTIIHMNKTKFKAALLKYLTALPAISVVTNVLKWSLGELKLRFRTNLTHHLYNQYLNGYTYYKMSNLDNRIANADQLLTTDIDKFCESATDLYSNISKPVLDIFIYVYRLTVNLGGKTPSILMLYLLIAGVFLTRLRRPTGRLTVEEQKLEGEFRYVNSRLITNSEEVAFYQGNVREKLTLLASYSKLRAHLSKFLEFRVSMGIIDNIIGKYFASIVGFYAVSIPFFTDNHPLLSGEQSGQRLQAYYTYGRMLVKLAEAIGRLVLAGREMSRLAGFTARMTELIKVLGDLNKGTYERTMVNGNNINLTQNASGSAANSFGPNKGIMCFEDNIIRFEQVPLVTPNGDVLLNELTFEVKSGTNVLVCGPNGCGKSSLFRILGELWPTWGGKVTKPSRGKLFYIPQRPYMTLGTLRDQIIYPHTREDMRRVGQSDEDLMHYLDTVQLTYLEQRENGLDAIEDWIDVLSGGEKQRVAMARLFYHRPQFAILDECTSAVSVDVEGKMYSYCREVGITLFTVSHRKSLWVHHDYYLQFDGRGSYEFEAIDQDKEHFGS from the exons ATGGCCCCGGCACTAAGCAAACTGGCCAACAATCGGAGCGCCATTGTTGGTGTGGCAGGCATGACGGCAGCCGTGTGGATAATTGCCTACGCCAAGATGTCCAACAAAAAGAG AAAATCCAGCTATGAGGACAAGATTCAGTACACAATTGCCGAAAAGAAGGATAAGAAGGCGAACAAGGCCCATGTCAATTCAGTATTCTTCAAACAGCTGCGAAAGCTGCTCC CCATACTCATTCCTGGATTCTGGAGCGTGGAGACGGGACTGCTGTTCCTGGTGGCCGCCGCACTGATTGGCCGTTCGGTGAGCGATATCTGGATGATCCAGAACGCGACGGTTGTGGAGAGCACCATCATACATATGAATAAAACCAAATTCAAGGCGGCACTGCTCAAATATCTAACAGCCCTGCCAGCG ATCTCTGTGGTAACCAATGTCCTAAAGTGGAGCCTGGGCGAGCTGAAGCTCCGCTTTCGCACAAATCTGACGCATCATCTGTACAATCAATACCTAAA CGGCTACACGTACTACAAAATGTCGAATCTGGACAATAGAATAGCAAACGCCGACCAGCTGCTGACCACGGACATTGACAAGTTCTGTGAAAGCGCGACGGATCTGTACTCGAACATTAGCAAGCCCGTGCTGGATATTTTCATCTACGTGTACCGCCTGACGGTGAACCTGGGCGGCAAGACGCCGTCGATACTGATGCTGTATCTGCTGATCGCTGGCGTGTTTCTAACACGTCTGCGCCGTCCCACCGGACGCCTGACGGTCGAGGAGCAGAAGCTAGAGGGAGAGTTCCGGTATGTGAACAGCAGGCTGATCACCAACTCGGAGGAGGTGGCCTTCTATCAGGGCAATGTGCGCGAGAAGCTCACCCTGCTGGCCAGCTACTCCAAGCTGCGTGCGCACCTGAGCAAATTCCTCGAATTCCGCGTCAGCATGGGCATCATCGACAACATCATTGGCAAAT ACTTTGCCTCCATCGTTGGCTTCTACGCGGTATCCATACCCTTCTTCACCGACAATCATCCCCTGCTTTCTGGGGAGCAGAGCGGGCAGCGTCTGCAGGCGTACTACACCTACGGCCGGATGCTGGTTAAGCTGGCGGAGGCTATTGGTCGTCTGGTGTTGGCCGGACGGGAAATGTCACGCCTTGCGGGCTTCACCGCCCGCATGACCGAACTGATCAAGGTGCTGGGTGATCTCAACAAGGGCACCTATGAGCGAACCATGGTCAATGGCAACAACATCAACCTCACCCAGAACGCCAGCGGATCTGCGGCGAATAGCTTCGGGCCAAATAAGGGGATCATGTGCTTCGAGGACAACATCATCCGGTTCGAGCAGGTGCCTCTGGTCACGCCCAATGGCGATGTGCTGCTCAATGAGCTGACATTTGAGGTCAA ATCTGGCACCAATGTTCTGGTTTGCGGACCCAATGGCTGCGGCAAGTCCTCGCTGTTCCGCATCCTTGGCGAGCTGTGGCCCACGTGGGGCGGCAAGGTGACAAAGCCATCAAGGGGCAAGCTCTTCTACATACCTCAGAGGCCCTACATGACGTTGGGCACATTGCGCGATCAG ATCATCTATCCGCACACGCGCGAGGATATGCGACGAGTGGGTCAGTCGGACGAGGATCTCATGCACTATTTGGACACTGTTCAGCTGACGTATCTGGAGCAGCGGGAGAATGGGCTGGATGCCATCGAGGACTGGATCGATGTGCTGTCGGGCGGTGAGAAGCAGCGCGTGGCCATGGCCCGACTCTTCTACCATCGGCCGCAGTTTGCCATTCTCGATGAGTGCACCAGCGCCGTGTCCGTGGATGTTGAGGGCAAGATGTACAGCTATTGCCGGGAGGTGGGCATCACGCTCTTCACTGTCTCGCATCGTAAATCGCTTTGGGTCCATCACGACTACTATCTGCAGTTCGATGGACGGGGCAGCTACGAGTTTGAGGCGATCGACCAGGACAAGGAGCATTTTGGTTCCTAA